The Microlunatus soli genome contains the following window.
ACCGCGATCTCGTCGTCGCGTCGGGTCGCCGTGTCGTCCGGCGTCGTCGTCCAGACGTTCCACTCGTCGAAGGCGATCGCCAACCTCTTGCTCGATCGGTGCCGCGCGACCACCGCATCGGCGGTCGCGGTGAGTTCCTCGATGTAGCGGCTCATCACCTCTCCCGAAGCCAGGTAGTCGGCGTCGGACTGGCGACCGTCGTAGTAGGCGTGGATCGACAGATAGTCCACCAGATCATGGGTGTGTTCCAGGACCGTCTGCTCCCACTGTCCGTAGCTCGCCATCTCCCGGTTCGAACTTCCGCAGACGGTCAGCTCGATCGACGGATCCACCATTCGCATCGCCCGGCCGGCCGCGGCCGCTCGGCGGCCGTACTCCTCGGCGGTGGTGTGTCCGATCTGCCACGGCCCGTCCATCTCGTTGCCCAGGCACCACAACCCGACGTCGTACGGGTCCGCCCGGCCGTGTTTGCGGCGCAGGTCGGCATACCGGGTCGGCGACGTGGCGTTGCAGTACTCCACCAGGGCGGCCGCCTCGGCCGCCCCACGGGTACCGAGATTGACCGCCATCATCGGCGTCAGCCGCCGGCCCTCGGCCCACTGCAGGAACTCGTCGGTGCCGACCTGGTTGGTCTCCACCGACCGCCACGCCAGGTCGAGGGTCGTCGGGCGGAGCTCGCGCGGCCCGACGCCGTCCTCCCAGCGATACCCGGAGACGAAGTTGCCGCCCGGGTAGCGGACCAGACCGATCCCGAGTTCGCCGATCAGCTCTGCGACGTCCTCGCGGAACCCTGACTGATCGGCCCGCGGATGATCGGGCTGGTAGATCCCGCCGTACACACAGCGACCCATGTGCTCGACGAACGATCCGAACAGTCGCCGGTCGATCGTGCCGCGGTCGAACTCGGTGCACAAGCGGATCCGGGCAGCAGGGGGTGGTGGCACGTCAGGACTCCTCGTCGGTCGGATGGTCAACGGGCACTTCCGGCCAGCAGGCCGGCAATGAAGTGCCGCTGCAGCAGGATGAAGATGATCACGGTCGGGATGGTGGCGAAGGCGCTCGCGGCCATCAGCTGGCCCCAGAGGTCGGCGCTGCTGACCGACATCTGCGAGCCGCTGACGTTGGTGGCCAAGCCGGCGAGCAGCACGGCGAGCGTCTGTTTCTGCTCGGAGTTGATGGCGACGATCGGCCACACCAGATCGTTGTAGATGTTGAACAGGCTGAGCACCGCCAAGGCCGCCAACCCGGGCCGGATGACGGGCACGATCACCGCGTAGAAGGTGCGCAGTACACCGGCACCGTCGATCTTCGCCGCATCGATCAGCTCGTCGGGGACGTCGCTGATCACCTGCCGCATCCAGAACACGCTGAACGCGTCGATCGCTCCGGGCAGGATCAGCGCCTTGAACGAATTCACCCAGCCGAGCTCCCCCATCTGCACCAACAACGGGATGATCAACACCAGAGTCGGCAACATCAGGGTCATCATCACGAAGGCGAACAGCTGTCGCTTGAACGGGAAGTCGAACTTGGCGAATCCGTACCCGGCGAGCGGGCAGAAGATCATCGTGATCGCCCCCTTGATGGCCACCACGACTGTGGTGTTGCCGAGCGCTCTGATGATCGGGACGTTGGACAGCATCCCCTCCCAGTTGCGCAGGGTGAAGTCGCGCGGGTCGAAGCCGAGCGGATCGTTCAGAATGCTCGCGCCGGGGCGCAGCGAGTTGACGATCATCCACCAGAGCGGGAAGCAGAAGGCCAGACAGACCGCCACGATCACCAGCGCGGCGGCCGTCCGGCGGAGCGCGATGCCCAGCGGGTGTCGGCGCGGTCCGGCGAAGGACGAGACAGTTGCGACCATGATCAGTCCTCCGCTCTGAGTAGTCGGACCGAGATCAGCGACAGCAGCAGCACCAAGATCACCAACAGGAAGGAGTTGGCGGCGCCGGTGCCGAGATCGGAGGCACCGATGTGGTTGTACAGATAGAGACCTGAGGTCTGCGAACTCGTGTACGGGCCACCCTTGGTGAGCACGTACGGCTCGACGAACATCTGCGAGATACCAAGCGTCGATACCACGACGAAGAACGCCGTCGCCCGACGCACCAGCGGCACCGTGATGGAGAAGAAGGTCCGGAACGGCCCGGCGCCGTCGATCGCCGACGCCTCGTACACTTCTCGCGGGATCTGTTGTACCGCAGCCAGCATCACGATCAGCGCGAAGCCGCTGCTCTTCCAGAGCACGAACAGAGCGATCGTCGGTTTGGACCAGAAGATCGTCGTCAGCCAGCCGATCTTCGGCAGGCCGATCGCCGACAGGATGAAGTTGGTGACACCGAAGTTGGTGTCGAAGAGCAGGATGAAGGCCTGCGCCATCGCCGCCACCGGAGTCACGTACGGCAGGATCGTCACCGTCCGCAGCACCTTCGCATACCACCGACCGGATCGGGTCAGCGCTGCGGCGACCGCGATCGCGACGACCGTCTGGACCGGGACCACCAGCAACCACATCACGCCTGAGTTGAGCAGCGACCCCCAGAAGTCGACGTTGCCGAGCAGGTAGCGGTAGTTGTCCAGCCCGATCCAGTGCAGCGTGCCCGAGCCGTGCCAATCGGTGAAGCTCAGCTGGAGCGCGAAGATCAACGGATAGCCGCCGAAGGCGGCGAACAGGAGGAAGAAGGGAAGCACCAACAGATAGCCGACCCACCACTGTCGCGGCAATCGTCGACGTCGCGGCGGCTCACTTGCGTGATCACCGTCCGGCAACCCTGTCCTGGTCTGCTCGATCGTGCTCATCGTTGCCGATCGACGAGGTTCTTCTGGATCTGGTCCGAAGACTTGGAGATCACGTCGTCCACGCTCATCGATCCGTCGATCATCTTCTGCATGTTGACGCCGAGGTAGTTCGCTGCCTGGTTGAACCACGGCGGGATGCGGTAACCGGCAGGAATCGCCAGCGCAGCCTTGGTGTCCACCGACCACAGGTCCTGATTGCCCAGTTGCTCGACGGGCTTGAAGAGTGCGGGTCCGTTCAGTGCTGCCTTGACCGAAGGCAGCGAGGTGTTCAACCCGTTCGGGTAGGTCTTGTTCGGCCCGTACACGGTGCTGTAGCCCTTCTTGTTGTAGAGGGCGAACTCGTAGAACAACCAGGCCAGCTCCGGGTTCTTCGCCTTCAGCGGGATCACGAACGAGCTACCGCCCATCACCCCGGACCGCGCGCCGCCCTCGGTCCAGGCCGGCAACTCGGCGACCCGCCACTTGCCGACGGAGGTCTTGAGCCCGGACTGTGGCAGGAAGATGAACCAGATCGCCCACGGCACCAGGGAGATCGTGCCGTTGTCGAGCATCGCGATGTTGCTCGTGCTGGCGAACTTCGTCCGGGCACCGAGCCCCTGTTCGGCGACCTGCCGGATCCAGGTGAGGGCGTTGCGGAACGCAGGTGTGTCGATGGTGAGGTTGTCCTGCTTGTCGATCAGCCCGCTGCCCTGCTGCTGGTTGATCAACATCATCAGCCACTGCAGGCCGAGGTTGGCGTCCTGCTCCAGCGGGATGGGCTTGGCCTTGGCGTTCTTGGACTTGATCTTGTCCGCGGCGTCCAGCAGCGCGTCGTAGCTGATCAGCGTCGCCGGGTCGACACCGGCCTTGTCCAGGATGTCGGTGCGGTAGTACAGCAGTCCCGGATCGGTGTCCCAGGGGATCCCGACCAACTTGTTGTCGAAGGTGTTGACGTCCAGCTTGAACTGCACCGTGTCAGCACGATGCGGTTTCATCAGGGACGTCAGGTCATAGAGGTGATCGGCCTGCGCGCCGATGTTGACGTCCTCGTAGAAGGAACCGTCCGGCACCGCAGTGCCACTGATCAAGGTCGGCGGCAGCTTGGTGTCGATGTCCAGACCGACCATCTTCACCGAGACGTCGGGATACACCTTGTTGAACGCCGGCACGACCGTGCGGAATACCTTGAGCAGGTCGTCGTCGCGCATCCACAAGGTGATCGAGCCCTTGGCCGTCGCACTGGGCTTGGGCGCCAACTTCTGCTCCGGCTGCGACGACCCCGGCATGCAGGCCGCCAGGCCGGAGCCGGCGAGACCCGCACCACCCAGCAGCGCCGCCGCCCGGAGCGCGGATCGTCGGTCGAAGCGGGCAGTCGACGACTGCATCGGGTCTGTCCTGGTCATCGTTGACCTCCTGGTGCCGAGATCGCGCGAATGTTAGCGCTAACTATCAGGTGTTAGCGCTAACAGTATGCCTCCGCTCAGAGCTTGGCAAGGGGACGAAGGTCCCGGCCAAATCCGCCGACCCGTCAGTTTCTCCCCGACACGCGCGGAATGTCGGGGAGAAACTGACGGGTCAGCGGTGGAGGACGCGGCGGGCCAGGACGTTGCCCAGGAGTTGAGCGCCTTGGACGATCACGATGATGATCACCACGGTGAGCAGTGTGACGGCCCAGTTGAGCTGCTGGTAGCCATAGGTGATGGCGAAGTCGCCGAGCCCGCCGCCACCGATGTAACCGGCCATCGCGGACATGTCGACGATCCCGATGAACATGAAGGTGTAACCCAGGATCAACGGGGCCAGCGCCTCCGGGACCACCACGGTGAGCAGGATGCGGAGCCGACCCGCCCCCATCGAACGAGCGGCCTCGACCACGCCGGGATCGACGGCGACCAGATTCTGCTCAACGATCCGACCGATGGCGACCGCGGCCATCACCGACATCGGGAAGATCGCCGCCTTGGTGCCGATCGTGGTCCCGACGGCGAGCATCGTCAGCGGGCCGATCGCGGTGATGAAGATGATGAACGGGATCGGCCGGATCAGGTTGACCAACACGTTCAGGATGTTGAAGATGATCTTGTTCTGCGCCAGATTGCCCGGTCGGGTCGCATACAGCGCGGTGCCGATGATCAGCCCGCCGATGCCTCCGGCGAACAAGGTGATCACGACCATCAGCACGGTCTGCCGGAACGCGATCCCGAGCTGTGGGAGCAGAGCTGAGATGTCCACGATCACACTCCCCCTTCCGGCCACTCGGTGACCTCGGTGATCTCTGCGAGCGAGGCGATCGTCGATCGGATCGCGTCGGGTTCACCGGTCAGTTCGAAGGTCAGTGACCCGAACGGCCGGTCACCGATCTCGGAGATGCCGCCGTAGATCACCGCGCTGTGTACGCGCTGATCCCGGAGTCGGTCGAAGATCGCGGTCCGCTGGTCAACCAGCTCGACAGTGATGATCGTCCCGGCATGATCGCCGCGCAGCCGTGAGATCACGTCCGCGTCCGGACGATCATGCAACACCGTCTGGACGAACCGCCGGGTCGCGGTCGACTGCGGACGAGCGAAGACGTCGAAGACCGGCCCCCGTTCCACGATCCGTCCCTGCTCCATCACCACCACCCGATCACAGATCGAGCGGACCACCTCCATCTCGTGAGTGACCACCACGACGGTGGTCCCGAGATCGCGATTGACCCGGCGCAACAGCGCCAGCACGTCGGCTGTCGTCTCCGGATCGAGCGCACTGGTGGCCTCGTCGGCCAACAGCAGCTTGGGACCGGTGGCCAGCGCCCGGGCGATCCCGACTCGCTGCTTCTGGCCACCGGACAGCTGGTTCGGGTAGGCCGACGCCCGATCCGCGAGACCGACGAAGTCCAACATCTCCGCCACCCGGGCCGCACGTTCGGCCCGACCGAGACCGGCCAGCTTCAACGGGTAGGCAACATTGCCGGCGACGGTCCGGGAGGCGAACAGGTTGAACTGCTGGAAGATCATCCCGACCTCGCTGCGCACCCGGCCCAGCTCCCGCTCGGTCAAGCGACCAAGATCAACGCCGTCCAGCAGCACCCGGCCGCTGGATGGGCGTTCCAGGGCGTTGATCAAGCGCACCAAGGTCGACTTGCCGGCCCCGGAATAGCCGATCACTCCGGTGATCTCGCCAGCGTTGATGTCCAGATCGACATCATCGACCGCACGGACCACCGACGGCCGGCGGAACTCCTTGCTGACGCCGACCAGGCTCACCAGGGCGGCCATCAGTTGGCAGCCTTGATGTCGTCCTCGATTCCGTTCAGTGTCTTCTGCAGATCGGCGGTGGAGTTGGTCTTGAAGGTGCCCCCGGCGCCGAGGTCCTTCTTGACCGCGGCAACCACGGCCGGGTCATGGTAGAGCTCGGCCAGCTTCTTGTAGGTCGGGTTGTCCTTGTCCTCGGCGCGCGCGACGAAGATGTTGATGTAGGGCTTGAACTCGTCGGCGTTCACGTTGTCCTTGTAGATGATCTTGTCCTCGCCGAGCTTGGCGGCAGTGGCGTAGTTGTTGTTCACGATCGCGGCGTCGACGCTCCCCAGGTTGGCCGCGGTCTGGCTGGCGTCCACCGGCACCACCTTGATCTTGGCGCCCGGCTGCACGTCGGCCGGGGTGGACAGCGAGTTGCCGCCGTCCTTCAGGGTGATCAGCTTCGCGGCCTGCAGGACGAGCAGCGCACGGGCCTGGTTGGTGGGGTCGTTGGGGATCGCGACCTTGCCGCCGGCCGGGATCTCGGCGGTGCTGGCGTGCTTGGTCGAATACAGCGGCAGCGGGTAGAGCGCCGTCGCGCCGATCGGCGTCAGGTCCTGCTTGGCCTTCACGTTGTATTCGGCCAGGTACTGCAGGTGCTGGAACTCGTTCAGGTCCAACTGCTTCTGGGTCAGCGCCGGGTTCGGCTGGTTGTAGTCGGAGAAGTTGACGAGCTCGACCTCGATGCCGGCCTCGGACGCCTTCTGCTTGTAGGTCTGCCAGTACGGCTCGGCCGCATCGGCGACACCGATCTTGACGTGCTTGTCGTCTCCTCCGGAGGCACCGGAGTCCGTGCCGCAGGCGGCTGCCAGCAGCAGGGCGGTCGCGGCGACGACGGCGCCGAGCAACCGCGGCAGTCGGCGTACCAGGTCTGGACGGGACATGATGGATTCCTTTCTGTGTCCACGCGGGCGGATCGGCGCACGCGCAGGCCCGGCTCCGCACGCTGTCGATGCGCGGTCCGGATGGGGAGGGGTGTGGGTGTTCGCAGGCTCAGACGTCGGGTCAGCGACAACAGGCCACGGCATGCCGCAGAGCGCGGCAGCCGGGCATTCGGAGCTGGTGCGGAATCACCCCACCACGGTACGAGCCCGGTCACAGAAAGCCAGCGAAGCGTCCGGATAGCGGTACCCATGACCATATTCTGGACATGCCGGAGGTCCCAGTAGCGTTGTCCTCATGATCGTCGCCTTCAGCATCTCCCCCGCCGCACCGGACGAGAACGGATCGGTGTCGGCCGCCGTCGCCGAGGTCGTCCGGATCGTCCGCGAGTCCGGCCTGCCCAACGAGACCAACGCCATGTTCACCAACATCGAGGGCGAGTGGGACGAGGTGATGGCCGTGGTCAAACGGGCCGTCGACGTGCTCGCCGCTGAGTCGCCGCGGGTCAGTCTGGTCCTGAAGGCCGACATCCGCCCCGGGTACACCGGCCAGTTGACCGCCAAGGTCGAGCGGGTCGAGCAGCATCTGCAGGGCGGTCGATCAGCGGCCGAATGACGCTGCGGTGACGTAGGGTTCTGCCTGATCGAGCACCGATCCGGTGCCAGACACGGCAGAGCGAGGAGTCGCCTACGGTGGCAGCAACCGGTTGGTATCCCGATCCCGGAGGAGCGACGGGGCGTTACCGCTATTGGGATGGCAGCAGGTGGTCCGCTGAGACCACCGATGATCCGACCGCCCCACCGCCGACCGCGTCCTACGGCTCGGCGACGGCTTCCTCGACGGGTCCGACGGACCCCTCGAGCCGGCCCTCCGCACTCGTTGGGCAGCGGCAGAAGAGCCGCACCGGCATCGTGGTCGGCGCCCTGGTGGTGCTGGTGGTGTTGATCTTGGCCGTGGTGTTCACCGTCCGAGCGGTGACCGATCGGCGCGACCGGGTGCTGATGGATCCGGATCCACCACAGTCCAGTGTCAGCGGCTGGGACGACTCGAGCCCGCTGCCGACCGAGACACCGACCCCGACGCAGAGCGCCGAGCCGTCCGACAGCGCCAGTCCACAGGGCCTGGAGTCCTGCCCGGACGGTGATCCGAGCCGTCGCCAGAACCATCCGGCCGACGACAAACGCACCTATGGCGGTGACCTGTCGTTTCCCAAACCGGCGGGCTATGACGACAACGCCGCCTACACCCATTCGATGACCTGGGCCTACGACACCGACGGTGTCTACACCAGCACCGAGCCGGCCTGGGCGTCGTTGCTGGCGGTCGGCTACATCACGTCGGCCGACGGCTTCAAGACCACCAAGCAGAGCGCCGACGGCATGATGCAGTGCATCGCTTCGTCGGGCTACTACAGCCAATTCACCGGCCGCAAGGACGTGTTCTCCAAGAAGGTCACCGTCGACGGCCATCCAGGCTGGGCACTGCGATCAGAGATCCGAGTGGACAATCCCGACCTGAGCGTCGAAGGCGACGTCGCCGAGGTGATCGTGGTGGACACCGGTACGGCCGGACAGCTGTCCTTCTTCGGTGGCTTCGTGCCGATCGGCGACCAGCCGCGGATCCGGACGCTGGACGACACCATCGCCGGCCTGCAGGTCGGCTGAACGATGGCAGCGGCGGGCTGGTATCCCGACCCGGACGGCACCCCGGGACGCTTCCGTTACTGGGACGGCAACCAGTGGTCCGCGGCGACGAGCAACACTCCCCAGGCGCCGCCGCCGGGCCCCACCGGGCCATCGGCGCAGCGCCGACAGCGCGGCAGGGCCGGCCTGCTGATCGGTGGATTGGCGGTGCTGATCGTCGGGGCGATCGTGGCCGCGCTGATCGTGCGCGCCCTCGATGATCATCACGACACCGTGCTCGACGACCCTGATCCACCGCCATCGACGGCCAGCGGCTGGGACGACTCCAGTCCGCTGCCGACCGCCACTCCCACACCGACACCGTCGAAGAGCGCGCGGTCTCCGAGCCCGCGCAGCAATCCGAAGGTGGCCTGCGCGGTCGGTGCTCCGACCGAGCGGGCGAAGCACCCCGACAACGGCCGGGTGTACGGCGGTGAGTTGTCGATGCCGTCGCCGGACAGCAGTTGGAATCACACCAACCGGGACGCCATCGGATTGTCCTTCGCCTACGATGTCGGCCTGGTCGACAAGATCGTCGAGGCGAATTGGTACGAGTCCATCGCGGTCGGTGAGGTCCGCACCGAGGATGGATTCACCGGCCCCGAACAGGCGGCCGAGGCGATCACCCAGTGCATCGCGTCGTCGACCTTCTATCGTGGTTTCCAGGGACGGCACGACGTCTACAGCAAGCGGCACGATGTCGACGGCGAGCCGGGCTGGGCGGTGCGCACCGAGATCCGGGTGGACGATGCCGGCGACGACCTCGAAGGTGATGTCTCCGAGGCGATCGTGGTGGACACCGGTGAGCAGGGCACACTGTCCTTCTTCTGGGGTTGCGTGCCGATCGACGACACCGCCCGACTCGAACAACTGGAGGCCGTGATGCACGACCTCCGTGTCTCCTGAGGGGCGAATCGACGTGGCAGCGACGGGCTGGTATCCCGATCCGGACGGCACGCCGGGACGCTATCGCTACTGGGACGGCCGCCAGTGGTCGGCCGAGACGACCGACAACCCGAGCATCGGCAGCCCGACCGGTGGCGGTCCGATCGGCAGCTCCTCCACCGCACAACCTGCGTCCGGCGCCGGCCGGCAGGCAGCGCGCCGCGGCCGGACCGGGCTGATCCTGGCCGCCCTCGCCGTTCTGCTGGTCGTCGTCGTGATCGCCACCCTGGTGATCCGTTCGCTGGGTGATCAACGTCCCGGCGCACTCGGCGATCCTGACCCGCCGGAATCCAGCGTCAGCGGTTGGGACGACTCCAGTCCGTTGCCGACCGCGTCGCCGCCGCCGACCGGCGACAGCACGGGGCCGACCAGTGCCGTCGCCTGCGCGGCAGGTGCGCCGGGCAGTCGCAATCCGCACCCGTCCGACGGCCGGCTGCACGGCGGCCGACTGTCACTCGAACAGCCCGGCAGTCCGTGGCGACGCGACGACCGTTATGCCTCCGGACTCAGCTACGCCTACGACGTCAGCGGCGCCAGCGAACAGGTCGAGCCGAGCTGGTTCGCCATGGTCGCGGTCGGTGAACTCCACGCCGACGACGGTTTCCGCCGGCCGAAGCAGGCTGCCGACGGGGTGCTGCAGTGCATCGCCTCGTCGTTCTACTACGAGTACTTCACCGGCAGGAAGGATCTGTCCAGTAAGCGATTCGCCCTGGACGGCCATTCCGGCTGGTCGATCCGCAGCGAGATCCGTGTCGACGACCCCGCTGTGCAGGCCGCCGGCGACGTGGTCGAGGTGATCGTGCTGGACACCGGGGACGCCGACCGGCTGTCGCTGTTCGCCGGCTTCGTCCCGATCGGTGATGCCGCACGGATCTCCCAGCTGGATGAGGTGATCAGCGGGTTGCGGGTGGATTGACAACCGCTCCGCACCCGTGCCGCGGCCGCCGCCGGGTTGGTGGCTTCGGTTAGGTTCTGAACTGAGGTGGAAGGAGGTCGATGGCGTTGGCCGGCTGGTATCCGGACCCCGGTGGCAAACCCGGGAGATACCGCTACTGGGACGGTGAGTCCTGGTCGGAGGTGATGACCGACGACCCCGCCGACCCGCCGCCCGGCGCGGGGACCGGGCGGCGACCGACCCCCGATGCCGACCATCACCATCCGGGCCGGACGATCGGGATCGCCGTCCTGGTGCTCGTCATCGTCGTCGTCAGCGCGGTGCTGATCGTCCGCCGCACCGACAACGCGAGCAGCATCGGCGCCCCGGGAGCCGGCGCGAGCGGCTGGGACGACTCCAGTCCGCTGCCGTCGTCGCCGGCGGGCGGCTCGCCGTCGACATCGGGCTCGAGCGGCCCACCCCGTACGGCGGTGAACTGTCCGGCGGGGCGTCCCGACGAGCTGTCGTTGCACCCTAATGACGGCCGGATCCACGGCGGCCGGCTGTCGATGGCACCGATCGACGGTTACTCCGATCCCGAGCCGGAATACATGCTGAGCTGGATGTGGGACACCGAAGGTGTCAGTCAAGTGACCGAACCGGGCTGGCAGTCGATCTTCGCGGTCGGCGAGA
Protein-coding sequences here:
- a CDS encoding alpha-N-arabinofuranosidase, whose amino-acid sequence is MPPPPAARIRLCTEFDRGTIDRRLFGSFVEHMGRCVYGGIYQPDHPRADQSGFREDVAELIGELGIGLVRYPGGNFVSGYRWEDGVGPRELRPTTLDLAWRSVETNQVGTDEFLQWAEGRRLTPMMAVNLGTRGAAEAAALVEYCNATSPTRYADLRRKHGRADPYDVGLWCLGNEMDGPWQIGHTTAEEYGRRAAAAGRAMRMVDPSIELTVCGSSNREMASYGQWEQTVLEHTHDLVDYLSIHAYYDGRQSDADYLASGEVMSRYIEELTATADAVVARHRSSKRLAIAFDEWNVWTTTPDDTATRRDDEIAVRPPLGEDRYQTLDAVVVGDLLISLLNHSDRVRVACLSLLVNVSAPILTRADGSVLRQTIFHPLAQTARLARGCSLVSSVDGPTLSSPQHGDVPGLAVAACREGDQNAIFLVNRTGEPLPVEIGVVDRPDQLIMEARTVIATPQRLAAGDPETAGPGSLDAVAADGAVMATLPARSWSVIATRDDRGWEDRS
- a CDS encoding carbohydrate ABC transporter permease translates to MVATVSSFAGPRRHPLGIALRRTAAALVIVAVCLAFCFPLWWMIVNSLRPGASILNDPLGFDPRDFTLRNWEGMLSNVPIIRALGNTTVVVAIKGAITMIFCPLAGYGFAKFDFPFKRQLFAFVMMTLMLPTLVLIIPLLVQMGELGWVNSFKALILPGAIDAFSVFWMRQVISDVPDELIDAAKIDGAGVLRTFYAVIVPVIRPGLAALAVLSLFNIYNDLVWPIVAINSEQKQTLAVLLAGLATNVSGSQMSVSSADLWGQLMAASAFATIPTVIIFILLQRHFIAGLLAGSAR
- a CDS encoding carbohydrate ABC transporter permease, with the translated sequence MSTIEQTRTGLPDGDHASEPPRRRRLPRQWWVGYLLVLPFFLLFAAFGGYPLIFALQLSFTDWHGSGTLHWIGLDNYRYLLGNVDFWGSLLNSGVMWLLVVPVQTVVAIAVAAALTRSGRWYAKVLRTVTILPYVTPVAAMAQAFILLFDTNFGVTNFILSAIGLPKIGWLTTIFWSKPTIALFVLWKSSGFALIVMLAAVQQIPREVYEASAIDGAGPFRTFFSITVPLVRRATAFFVVVSTLGISQMFVEPYVLTKGGPYTSSQTSGLYLYNHIGASDLGTGAANSFLLVILVLLLSLISVRLLRAED
- a CDS encoding ABC transporter substrate-binding protein, yielding MTRTDPMQSSTARFDRRSALRAAALLGGAGLAGSGLAACMPGSSQPEQKLAPKPSATAKGSITLWMRDDDLLKVFRTVVPAFNKVYPDVSVKMVGLDIDTKLPPTLISGTAVPDGSFYEDVNIGAQADHLYDLTSLMKPHRADTVQFKLDVNTFDNKLVGIPWDTDPGLLYYRTDILDKAGVDPATLISYDALLDAADKIKSKNAKAKPIPLEQDANLGLQWLMMLINQQQGSGLIDKQDNLTIDTPAFRNALTWIRQVAEQGLGARTKFASTSNIAMLDNGTISLVPWAIWFIFLPQSGLKTSVGKWRVAELPAWTEGGARSGVMGGSSFVIPLKAKNPELAWLFYEFALYNKKGYSTVYGPNKTYPNGLNTSLPSVKAALNGPALFKPVEQLGNQDLWSVDTKAALAIPAGYRIPPWFNQAANYLGVNMQKMIDGSMSVDDVISKSSDQIQKNLVDRQR
- a CDS encoding methionine ABC transporter permease produces the protein MVVITLFAGGIGGLIIGTALYATRPGNLAQNKIIFNILNVLVNLIRPIPFIIFITAIGPLTMLAVGTTIGTKAAIFPMSVMAAVAIGRIVEQNLVAVDPGVVEAARSMGAGRLRILLTVVVPEALAPLILGYTFMFIGIVDMSAMAGYIGGGGLGDFAITYGYQQLNWAVTLLTVVIIIVIVQGAQLLGNVLARRVLHR
- a CDS encoding methionine ABC transporter ATP-binding protein, yielding MAALVSLVGVSKEFRRPSVVRAVDDVDLDINAGEITGVIGYSGAGKSTLVRLINALERPSSGRVLLDGVDLGRLTERELGRVRSEVGMIFQQFNLFASRTVAGNVAYPLKLAGLGRAERAARVAEMLDFVGLADRASAYPNQLSGGQKQRVGIARALATGPKLLLADEATSALDPETTADVLALLRRVNRDLGTTVVVVTHEMEVVRSICDRVVVMEQGRIVERGPVFDVFARPQSTATRRFVQTVLHDRPDADVISRLRGDHAGTIITVELVDQRTAIFDRLRDQRVHSAVIYGGISEIGDRPFGSLTFELTGEPDAIRSTIASLAEITEVTEWPEGGV
- a CDS encoding MetQ/NlpA family ABC transporter substrate-binding protein codes for the protein MSRPDLVRRLPRLLGAVVAATALLLAAACGTDSGASGGDDKHVKIGVADAAEPYWQTYKQKASEAGIEVELVNFSDYNQPNPALTQKQLDLNEFQHLQYLAEYNVKAKQDLTPIGATALYPLPLYSTKHASTAEIPAGGKVAIPNDPTNQARALLVLQAAKLITLKDGGNSLSTPADVQPGAKIKVVPVDASQTAANLGSVDAAIVNNNYATAAKLGEDKIIYKDNVNADEFKPYINIFVARAEDKDNPTYKKLAELYHDPAVVAAVKKDLGAGGTFKTNSTADLQKTLNGIEDDIKAAN
- a CDS encoding thiamine-binding protein; amino-acid sequence: MIVAFSISPAAPDENGSVSAAVAEVVRIVRESGLPNETNAMFTNIEGEWDEVMAVVKRAVDVLAAESPRVSLVLKADIRPGYTGQLTAKVERVEQHLQGGRSAAE
- a CDS encoding DUF2510 domain-containing protein produces the protein MAATGWYPDPGGATGRYRYWDGSRWSAETTDDPTAPPPTASYGSATASSTGPTDPSSRPSALVGQRQKSRTGIVVGALVVLVVLILAVVFTVRAVTDRRDRVLMDPDPPQSSVSGWDDSSPLPTETPTPTQSAEPSDSASPQGLESCPDGDPSRRQNHPADDKRTYGGDLSFPKPAGYDDNAAYTHSMTWAYDTDGVYTSTEPAWASLLAVGYITSADGFKTTKQSADGMMQCIASSGYYSQFTGRKDVFSKKVTVDGHPGWALRSEIRVDNPDLSVEGDVAEVIVVDTGTAGQLSFFGGFVPIGDQPRIRTLDDTIAGLQVG
- a CDS encoding DUF2510 domain-containing protein, with the translated sequence MAAAGWYPDPDGTPGRFRYWDGNQWSAATSNTPQAPPPGPTGPSAQRRQRGRAGLLIGGLAVLIVGAIVAALIVRALDDHHDTVLDDPDPPPSTASGWDDSSPLPTATPTPTPSKSARSPSPRSNPKVACAVGAPTERAKHPDNGRVYGGELSMPSPDSSWNHTNRDAIGLSFAYDVGLVDKIVEANWYESIAVGEVRTEDGFTGPEQAAEAITQCIASSTFYRGFQGRHDVYSKRHDVDGEPGWAVRTEIRVDDAGDDLEGDVSEAIVVDTGEQGTLSFFWGCVPIDDTARLEQLEAVMHDLRVS
- a CDS encoding DUF2510 domain-containing protein → MAATGWYPDPDGTPGRYRYWDGRQWSAETTDNPSIGSPTGGGPIGSSSTAQPASGAGRQAARRGRTGLILAALAVLLVVVVIATLVIRSLGDQRPGALGDPDPPESSVSGWDDSSPLPTASPPPTGDSTGPTSAVACAAGAPGSRNPHPSDGRLHGGRLSLEQPGSPWRRDDRYASGLSYAYDVSGASEQVEPSWFAMVAVGELHADDGFRRPKQAADGVLQCIASSFYYEYFTGRKDLSSKRFALDGHSGWSIRSEIRVDDPAVQAAGDVVEVIVLDTGDADRLSLFAGFVPIGDAARISQLDEVISGLRVD
- a CDS encoding DUF2510 domain-containing protein, whose translation is MALAGWYPDPGGKPGRYRYWDGESWSEVMTDDPADPPPGAGTGRRPTPDADHHHPGRTIGIAVLVLVIVVVSAVLIVRRTDNASSIGAPGAGASGWDDSSPLPSSPAGGSPSTSGSSGPPRTAVNCPAGRPDELSLHPNDGRIHGGRLSMAPIDGYSDPEPEYMLSWMWDTEGVSQVTEPGWQSIFAVGEIQRSDGFDSLRDAARSSLDCAKRTGWYLHLAGSKNIRDEATKVDGRDAWIVTAEIRDDSPRVRVDGDQLTFVVVDDGRDGAYSVWCGMVPLGDRTRLALSQRVLSGLKVRG